Below is a window of Candidatus Dependentiae bacterium DNA.
TTGCGGAAGTACAAGAACGGGTGAAAAACCGCGCGCGCGAATCTATGAACAAGTCGCAAAAAGAGTTTTACTTGCGCGAACAATTAAAAGCGATTAAAAAAGAACTCGGCGAAGATGATGTTGAAGATGTTGAAGAAATGCGCACAAAAATTGAAACGCTCGCGCTTTCTGAAGAAGCACGGGTTGAAGTTAATCGTCAATTAAATCGTCTTGAGCGAACCGCTGCCGATTCTATGGAAGCATCGGTAACCCGCACCTATCTTGATTGGATGCTTTCAATGCCATGGGGTTCTGAAACTTCCGATAATCTTGATATTAAGCACGCGCGAGAAATTCTTGATCAAGATCATCATGGCCTTAAAGAGATTAAAGAACGTATTTTAGATTTCATTTCGATCCGCAAACTTAAACAAGATTCGCACACACCGATCCTGTGCTTTTTTGGCCCCCCAGGAACAGGCAAAACTTCACTTGGGCAATCGATCGCTAAATGTTTAGGAAGAGAATGTTTCCGCGTTTCTCTTGGCGGTGTAAAAGATGAAGCAGAAATCCGTGGCCATCGCCGCACCTACGTTGGTGCAATGCCCGGCCGCATAATTCAAGGTTTCCGCAAAGTAAAATCGCTCAACCCGGTTATTGTTATCGACGAGCTTGATAAGATCGGTGCAGATTTCCGTGGTGATCCTTCAGCGGCGTTACTTGAAGTGCTCGATCCGCAACAAAATAAAACGTTCTACGATAACTATTTAGGCGTTCCGTTCGATTTATCTAAAGTCATTTTTATTGCTACCGCCAACTCGCTGGAAACAATCTCAGAACCATTGCGCGACCGGATGGAAATTATTCAACTTTCTGGCTACACGCTCGATGAAAAACTGCATATTAGTAACCTGCATCTGATTAGAAAAGCGATTAAAGATGCTGGCATGGAAGATCATAATTTAAGTTTCCACAACGATGTGCTTAAAGATCTCGTGCTTAACTACACGCGAGAATCTGGTGTTCGCCAACTTGAGCGTTTAATCAGAAAACTCTGCTCAAAAGCTGCACGATGCTATGTGGAAGAAAATCGCACCATTAGTTTTGCTCCTGAAAATATTGAGCTTTACTTGGGGCCGCGCCGCTTCCTTGAAGATGATGTTAATAAGGAAAATCATGTGGGCGTAACCAACGGCCTTGCATGGACTTCTTATGGTGGCGAAATGATTCGCATCGAAGCGGTTGCAATGCCCGGAAAAGGACGCTTGATTTTAACGGGGCAACTTGGCAACGTGATGAAAGAATCTGCTCAAGCGGCGATGAGTTATGCGCGTGCACATTCAAAAGAGTTCAACATTAATAGCAAGATGTTTACACACTACGATCTGCATATTCACGTTCCTGCTGGCGCAATTCCTAAAGATGGCCCGTCCGCGGGTATCGCGATGCTCACGTCGATTCTTTCGGCGCTCACCTTGCGCCCAATTAATGCACAATTTGCAATGACGGGAGAACTAAATCTTCATGGCGATGTGATGCCAATTGGCGGCGTTAAAGAAAAAATCTTGACCGCAAAACGTAATCGCGTTCCGCATGTGATTTTACCGCAGAAAAACAAATGCGATTTAGTTGGCCAAGAAGATATTGTAAAAGATATCAACGTCATTTGGGTGACGCACGCAAATGAAGTGTTAAGCCACGTACTCATGCCAGAAACGAAAGAAAAACATTGAAAACTATCCCGACCCTTCGATACAAACGCTGTCGCATTTACTCAGGGCGAGCGGGATTTATGTCTTCCGCTCGTGGTGAGTGTTTTGCAAACCTTAGTGAGCAAAATGTATCGAACCATAGCGGAGACTAAAAATGAAAGTATTAACTATTGGTGGCGCCACGCAAGATATCTATATTGTGCCCAAGCAGCTTGAAACACTCAATCTAAAAGGGACTTCGTATCTTGCGCTGGAAGTTGATACAAAAATAGAACTAGAAACAATACTCTACTCTACCGGCGGAGGAGCTACAAACTCCGCCGTTTCTTTTTCTCGACTCGGATTTCAAACATTTATTAACTGCCTGCTAGGCAAAGATCTTGCCGCGCACGCAGTTATTCAAAAACTTGAACAAGAAAACGTAAACACGAATTATATTCATACTACCGACGAATCACAAACAGGCAGATCGTTCATTATTCCGTCCGCGGGCGGAAAGCGAACTATTTTATCATTTCGCGGTGCAAACACGCATTTGCATCGGGAGCATATGCCGCTTTCAATGCTCAAACAGTTTGATTTGATTTATATAACTTCACTCAGCGATGCAGCAGCTCCTCTCTTATTGCCAATTGCGCTCCAAGCGCGTGAGCTTGGCGTAAAAATTGCGACAAATCCTGGCGGCAGCCAATTGCATGCAGGAATCGGCGCCCAAATTCTTTTTCAATCGCTTCACGCGATCGATATTTTAATTTTAAATGCACAAGAAGCTGAACTTTTTATGGGAACGATTTCTAAAGAACATTTAAAAGCCGGTGCGCCGATTAGCCAAAAAACAAATAATTTACCATCGCTACTGCATGCCACTTCTTGTTTTAATCTCCTGGATTATTGTGCCACGATCATCGCCCAGGGCCCCAAAATTGTTGTTGTTACTAATGGCGCTGAAGGTGTGTACGTCGCGACTCAAAATGAAATTCTTTTTCATCCTGCTTTGAAAATAGATGTGATCAATACCGTGGGTGCCGGCGATTCATTTGGTTCGTGCTTTGTCGCTTCAATCGTTCAAGGAGAATCGATCGAGCAAGCGTTAATAAATGGGATGATCAATAGCGCAAGCGTGCTCACGCATCACGATGCAAAAGAAGGATTATTGACCCAGCAGGAACTACAAAAAAAAGCTACGACATCTGCCGTAGATGTAAAAAATTGTACATGGTAGCTTTAATTTTTAAAATATTATTCCCATTTTGTTTATCAAACGCTGTTGCAAAGGATGCGGCAAGGTGCCAAACAGGCTTTTAAGATCACTTGGCAATTCCACCGTCTTCTTAATTTTACCTAAATGAAGAATAACTCTTACAAGTAATGCTTGTTCCAAAGTCAAACGAGCTACATAAGGGGTGACATCATCCCATATAATTACTGACTTACTGTTCATAAGAAAAAACGCGAGTACATTTTCACTCAAGGCAAACTGCATAATGTTATCATCAAAACCTGTTACGATCGGATAAGGTGAAGATAATGCAAGTTCCGGTATCCAAAGGGCTATTCCGTTAGAAGCAGAACTGTCTTTAAAAGAATACGCAAGCATAGTACCAGCACCATTAAAAACAAAGGAATTAGCAACCAAGGATCCCTTAATCTCCTGGTCATATACAGTTACCGTCTTCTGAAGTTTATGATCAGCAGCGTTTAGTATTCCTATGTGGACGTTATCCAATCCGACCGCAATTTCTTCCTTTCGAGGATTAAATACTGATTGGTACACTTTTTTCGGATAAGTACTCACCGTATCTTTATCCAAATCCCATAGAGTGAGAGTCAAATTGCTTATTCTTATCGCTAATTGTGTACCATGACTATTAAAAGAAAGAGAAACAATACATTGTGTAAGAGCTGTAAACTCGTTCAGCTTTTTTCCACTCATTGTGTCTACTGCTATAATATCATTATGGATGCTCTCATAGGCCAATCGACGACCATCAGCACTCATCGTCACGAGGCGATTATACAATTTTCCTGCTGGATCAACTATTGTTTGAATGATTTTGCCTGTATTCCAATCAAGGATAACAATCTCAGATCCATTCCATTCATCAGCAGCTAGAACCGATCCACCAGAGATCAAAGATTTAAGTGATGTAAAATGAGGAATTTCAATTACTCTTACTTGTTTCCCTGTTTGCACATCAAAGATAGCAATACTATTACTCGCCATAGCAACAGCAATTTGCGTCGCATCACTATTAAAAGCTATCGCTCGTATATCAGTACGAATGCTCCCTAATGCTATTTTACCTTTGGTTTTCCAATCCTCTGGAGCAAAGGTAAGCGTTAGTTTTTGAGCCCAGCCAAAGAGTGCTGATTTATCTGCAAGCATGTTTGCAATGATTTTTTCCTGCAATGTTAACTGCAAATCTGGCACAATTTCATCAACTATCTCAAACAATAAAGTTGGATTCTTAGCAACTTGTGTTAAAAAAGCAGGAGTAGCCACTTTATGCGCTAGCGCGCTTTCAACAAGATCAAGTACGGTTGGCATCGCCAAGTAATTTGCTACTGATAAGAGCTCGATAAGCTGTTTTCGCTCATAAGAAGAGAGATCTTCTGCTAACTTTTCTTTAAGGAGATTAGTTTTTTTGGCAAGGATAAAAAGAAGGTTCCAGCCTATGCCGGTTACGTTGGGCAACGACATTTGTGTATCAGCAGGAAGCTCCTTAGGATCTTTATACCCCAAGAATTCTGATAAATTTTTTAGTGTCTCCGAATTTTCAATGATGTTTATCGTTATAGCTCGCGCTTCACCTTCAGCAGGTATTGTGAGCGTATAATTAACAAGTGCTTTTTTTTCAAAGCTACTTGAAGGGATAGAGCAAACGTCGTGCTGCGATGATTTTTTTTGTGCAGACTTAATAGCAGGGGCAACGCCAGTAAGCGCAAATTGCTGATATATCTTTTGCAGTACTGGTATATCTAAAAATCGTATTACTTTTCCTAGTTGTGTAAATGCGGTAGTGCCATGAAATTTTCTAAAATTGTTGAAGGTGATAACCAGCTCGTCAGGCCTCGAAAGTTTAAGCAATACGCTCAGAATAAAATTAAATGATGTTTCATCCACATCAGGTAGACCAAATTCATTTGCAAACCTCTCATCAGCGATGATATCTTTAATAGTAGGCGATATTGCTGCTAACTCTTGCAATTGTTCTGATGAAATCCTAGCAGATTTATCATTTTTAAGATGCACCGTAATAGATGAAGGCAAACTTGCCTGCAACAAAGTGACAAAAAATAATAAATAAATTACTATCAACTTTTTCATAAGGCTCCTTTTGCTCACATTTTTTAATCACTGTAGCAAAAAGGCTCAGAGACCCGCATTAATTTTGTAATCTATTTTAAATCGGCAAGTAGCTTTTCTATTGCTTTATCGCGAAGACAAACATAGGAAATGTTTTCTTCATCTAGCTCAGCCAACGTTTTTCCATATTCAGGCAAGAAGAAAATTGTTTTATAGGGAAGCCCTGGAATTAATTTCCCCTTCTGCTCACGTGAAATAAAACCATCCAGTGTTCCGCGATAATAATGAATTGTGCCATCTAAGTGAGCGACAGCAAGTGCCGCTACAAACGATGCCGTTCTTTTTCCTTCAGGGATATCTTTCATCAGCTCAAGAGCTTTGGCGATTCTTTGTTCATCCGTAGCATTCTCGCCGGCAAACCGCTTGGAGTAAATACCGGGTGCACCGTGCAATGCATCAATGCAAAGCCCACTATCGTCTGCTAGCGTCATCATATGCGCGCGTTCCGCAAAAAAACGTGCCTTGATTCCTGCATTTTCCTCAAAGGTAAGTCCAATTTCTTCAACATCATCAGTTATTCCAACCTCTTTTAATGAAGTTGTAGGTAAAAACTTTGATATTCTAGAAGAAAGTTCATGAAATTTTCCTGGATTATTCGTTGCAATAAGAAGCATCTTGCTCATAGTAACTGCCTGCACACATTCTTTCTAAGAAGGTTTTCTACAAGCTTATCTTCTAAAAATGATCTAAGCAATTCACCAGAATATTATTTATAATCCTAGAATTTAATTTTTAGTTTTTCAGTCGATTCTTTTTTCAATTCTTCAGGCAGCGCTTGGAAATATGGCATCATGTCTTGAGGCAGTTTAAATTCAGGTTGTTTGTTGATTCTGTGCAACTGATAGATCATTAAAAGAGTAAATAGTTGCGTTAGCGCTAATTTATTAACGATAGGACGTAATGCATTCCTGGATAAGTTAACTCTATTTTTTATAGCTGCAAGAAATAACCTATCACTTGAATTAACCGCAGCAGCTGTCAATTCCTGGTTCACTTTAATACTTGTGAGCACTTCACCTGTTTTCAACCCAACAATTTTAATCGCATTATTTTTATTTTGCATAATAATTTGTTCGTTTATTGAATTAAATCGCAGGATCCTATCTGTAGCCGAAAATGATCTAAGCTGATTACCCGATTTAATATCTAAAGTCACAAATAAATTTCGAGTTTTTGTTATTAAATTGCCATCTTTATCAAACCATATTCGTTCAATTCCATTCGCGACTGAGATGACTCTTTGTTTTGGCGAAGATGAAATATCCCAAAGCTGGATCTCTAAAGTGGTCGGATCGGCAATAGCCAATGTTTTTTTTGCGTCATCAAATGCCATAGTACAAATTAAAGAAAATGTTCCGTCAAGCGGAATAATACGAATATTTTTCTGGTTTGCTAGATTAATAATCTGAACTCGTGTATCTGAAGTACGAATTGCTGCCATAGTGCCATCATTACTCAAAATCCCAGGGACTAAACCCAAATCAAAAATCGAGGCAGCCATTCCTAATTGTTCCAAGGGGATTGCTGTCATATCTTTTTTTGCACTCAGATCACAAAAACGGAGGGCTTGCTCTCCCAAAAACATACACACGGTGCCTTTTTGACTTATTCTCAATCCTTTTCCAGCCAACTCGTAAGTAAGACGGTAAACTTCTTTTGTTATCCAAAGAATTTGAAGAGGAGAATCTGGACTCTTTAAAAAAATTATTGGCGTGTTGGTATCTTCATTAACTATTAGATCTGAAATTATCTGATTCGTCGCAATATAATTTGAGAGGTGTAATTCTTCAGTTTTCCATCCATACGAATTGAGAAAATCCGTTTGTGAAATAGTATTACGAACAATTGAAGCCTCCGCGGTGCTGGGCAATGACGAAACCCATTTTAAGAAGGTTGCGACATCAGCTGCTTCAGTCGCTAAGAGTTTTTTAATGAGAGCATTTGCCATTTTTTTTTCGACAACATTGCTCAATATTCTCATATCCAAATAATCGGCAAGCTGCAGAAATTTGAGCAATTGCTCAGAGTTGAAGCTAATGTTGTTGAATAAATGCGTCACATTTTCTTCATTATTTAAATCGCGCACGGCTATTGCAAGCTTTTTGAGAATCTCCCACTCTTCTTGGCTGATATTACCAATCACAATTTTTTTTCCTGGAGCAAGTTTTTCAGGAGATACTTCATAAATATCTTGAATTAACGTTTTTAAAACGGTCGATGCATTAAAAATCCTAATGATCGTTTGAGCTTCTGTTTGCTCTTTTGGAAATATAACTGCGAACAGCTCGCGTTCCTCCGTTTTTAGTCTTTTAGTTTCCTCTGTTGATTCAATTTTGCGTTTCCCCTGCTGCAAAGGAGTTACAAGCTGTTCTTGTTGAGCAAGCTCTTCTCGGTTCTTAAGAATTTTTGAGTACATATTTTGAAATGAAGGAGGCAATTGAATATCAAGATAATTCAGCATATCTAGAACTGACTCAAATCCTCCCAGCTTTTTTGTTTGTTCTAAGCGAAGTTTTTCGTCAAATTGTTGCAAATCGTTCAAAACCGCTTCGGGCAATGATTTTAGAAAGACAAAAGACTTTTCATCAATATCTGGCAGGGCAATTTCTTGTAATTGGCCTTGTTGTAAAATATCCTCTATCAATTCCTTAAGTGTTTGAGATTTAGTCGCAAGAAATAGGAGCTTATTTTTAGGAATCGTTATCTCCACATCGCCTTTAAGTTTGACCAAAACCTGATCAGGCGGGCAGCTGCCCATCATGAATAAAGCGGATGCAATGATAATTGCACGTTGAGCTACTTGTTTTATTATATCTTCCATTTTTTACCTATTGCTTAATTAACGCGCCCGCGCCTATTTATTTAATTTTAGATCCGACATAAATTTAGGATAATACTGCTCAACAAGAATCTTAATATCCATTGGTAAGCTAGTTATCTTTTTTTCAAAATCTTGGCTTAAAATCACTTTTTCTTTTTGCGGACCAGAAAGCGCATGGTATTTCTTTATTAACGCAAGTGTAAAAACTTTATCGATTGAAAGCTTATCGAGTTGGTAATCAATGTTTTTCCATACAAGTACGCCTTGCCGTGTCGCGATTGCTATGCGAGACCCATCACCATTAAACGAGATTAAATCATGTCGAGCCATTTCGCCTCTCACCAGAGACCAAACTTCCTGAGGGAGAATAATAGTTTGATAGTGTTGAGGATTCGAAACTTGCCAAATTCGTATCTCTTTCCAGTAGTCTGCTGCAATTTTTGCACCATTGGGACTGAAAATAGGATTCGTTATCCAACCAGGCGCTTCATTGTATTCGAAAGACATGTCCTCAATTATTTTTTCTTTTTCGATATCCCACAGTCTCATCTTTCCTTCGTATGACTTAGCAAGAAGCTGCTTTTCACTTAGGAACGCAAGGCTTTCAATCGGCTTCATATCTTCAGTCAGCAGTCGCTTGATTATTTCTTTTGTGTTGAGATTTATAAAGAAAATTCGTCCATCCGCCAGGCCCAATGCAATCGTTTGATCGTTTGGCGAAAAAGCCATGCTATAAATACTCGAATGTGATAAGTCCCATGTATCAAAAACAGAATCATAGTTATTTGTAGCGAGATCATAGAGGGTGAAAAGTCTACCATTGGCAATATATCCAAGAAATTTATTATTATGGCTAAAGGCACTTGCAGAATTTGAGGCTTGCTTGACCGTTATTTGGTTTCCGTTTTTTATGTCCATCAAATAAAGGCCTTGAGAAAAGCCTATCCGAGCTTTAGTAGAAATATAATTCCCGTTTGGACTAAATTGCATCGCATCTGGTGAAAATTCAAGACTTGCAAGGAAACTTATTTTTTTCGTAGTAGTATCTATGAGTATTATTCCTTTTTTCTCTTTGTGGGTATCGTTAATACCCGCGGCAACAATTAAACCATCAGGCCTCATCGCTATCCCGCTCAATTCTCGATCGGTGCCAATTTTCAATGGCCCACTCCAATGGAATTTTCCCAACAGCTCGCTTTTTAGAATTCTTCGCTTTAGTATTTCGCGAACTTCTGGCGTTATTTGATTAAAAAATTTATCGTAGGCGCCTAAATGCGCAAGCGCATCAAAAACTATTTCTTCGCTTTCCAATCGTGCTAAAAGTAGATCAATAGCGTTATCCAACAATCGAGCCATTTCTAAATAGTCTGCAATCAAGAGAATATCTTTTAATCTATCTGCGCTGTATTGCTTGAGAGCATTATGCACTTGATTATCATTAGAAAAATCTTCAATATTATCAGCCAACTCTAGGAGTAAATTCCAGTGATCGATCGAAATACTGGTAATAAGAAGGTCTGCTCCCGGCGCAATCTCATCTATGTTCTCAAGCTTACGCGCATCTCTAACATAATCTGTAAGAACGCGTGAAGCTTTTACTATCTTTAATACCCGTTCTCTGCTTTTACCTCCTGTCGGAATCGAGATCGTTAATTGCTTACCTTCTATTCTTAATTTCTTTGGCTCGGTTATCTCAGATTCTGGCTCTTTTCTTTTGATAGTGATCGGGCAAGCTTGCTTGAGCTGCGGCAAACTATCATACGCGTTAAGTAACTCTTTAATATCAAAAAATTCAACAACTCTCATCAAATTCGAAAATGAATTGGCGCCGCGTGTCTGCAGATAATTTTTTAATTTGATTATTAATTGGCCAGGCGATTGAATAATCTTAAGAGCCTCGACGATAAATTTGAGCGAGTCTTTGTCGACCTGTAAAAATGGCAGCTCTTTAACAGCGTTTGCACTGGCTTCGACTTCTCCAGCAGCATTGTTGATAGTCGGAGAATATTCTCTCAGTTGAATGAATGTCGACTGCGGCACAATAACCGTTTGATCATCTTTTAGATTAAATTGAACATCGCCAAAACGTGCAGTATAGGCACCCTGACTTATCATTACTGGTAAAAATAAAAGCACCACAGCTATTTTTTTCATAGACCCTCCATTTAAGATTGAAATTAGTCTAAAAGATTTAGCTCTTGCGGAGCAACACATTGTAGCCGATCAAAATAAAAGTTTTATCGGGGTATCTTTACAACTCAAATGCATTCAACTAGCCTGATACCTATATAAAAATCAGTGCTTTCAAGCGTTGCAGCAAGGAGCTTCATGGCTACCGAAAAACTAGAAACAAATGGCCAACAACAGGGTACCGTTTTACGCGTCACCAATACCATAATCGATGCGCAATTTCCCCAAGAGCATACCCCTCACATTTTGAACGAACTTAAAATTATGCTGCCGGCCGATAATAATCGTGGTCAAACCACTGCATCGGTTGAGGTCGTTCAACATTTAGGGGATGGCATTGTTCGCTGTATTGCCCTTGAAAATATCGCAAATATTCAACGCGGCCTCACTGTTGTCGATACCGGAAATCCGATTGAAGTACCCGTTGGGCCCAGCAATTTAGGCCGTGTATTTAATGTCCTTGGCGAACCAATTGATGGCAAAGGCCCTGTGGCATCCTCAGAAAGATGGGCAATTCACCGCGATCCTCCTCCCCTAACTGAGCAAAAAATTACGAACGAAATCCAAGAAACTGGCATAAAAATAATTGATCTTCTGTGCCCGTATCTAAAAGGTTCAAAAATTGGCCTTTTTGGCGGCGCTGGTGTTGGAAAAACAATTATTGTTATGGAACTCATTCGCAATATCGCCGTTGAACATGGCGGCGTTTCGGTTTTCACCGGCATCGGTGAACGAACGCGCGAAGGTAATGAACTGTGGCTCGAGATGAAACAATCGGGCGTTCTTGATAAAACTACCCTGGTTTTTGGCCAGATGGGAGAATTGCCAGGCGCACGCTTTCGCGTCGGGTTATCGGGGCTTACGATGGCCGAGTATTTTCGCGACAATGAACACAAAGATGTTCTATTCTTTGTTGATAATATTTTCCGGCTTGTGCAAGCAGGATCTGAGGTTTCATCTCTTTTAGGCAGATTGCCATCAGCAGTTGGTTATCAACCAACACTTGCTTCTGAGATGGGCGCGTTTCAAGAGCGAATTGCAAATACGGTAAACGGTTCGATTACTTCAATTCAAGCGGTATACGTTCCCGCAGATGATATTACCGATCCCGCTCCAGCTACCACCTTTATGCATCTTGATGCAAGCACCGTACTTTCACGAAAATTAGTTGAACTCGGATTATATCCTGCTATCGATCCGCTCCAATCAAATTCAAAGGCGCTGGATCCTCATATTGTGGGGCCGCGGCATTATACCATAGCTCGAAATGTACAAACAATTTTGCAGCGCTATAAAGATCTACAAGATATTATAGCCATTTTAGGCATGGACGAACTCGCAGATGATGATAAATTGCTCGTTCAACGTGCAAAAAAAATTCAGAAATTTTTAACACAGCCGTTTTTTGTCGCCGAATCTTTTACCGGTATGCAAGGAGCGTACGTTCCACTGAGCAAAACGTTAGACGACTTCGAGCACATCATCAACGGGCATTATGATCATTTGCCAGAACAAGCATTTTATATGGTTGGCACTCTTGAAGATGCGCAAAAAAAAGCAAAACAATTAGCGCTTGAGGCGTAAATGGATTTCACGATTATTAGTCCCCGCGAAAAAAAAGAGCTAGCAATATCTTGGCTTGAAGTAAACACGCCTAATGGAAATTTTATCATTCAGCGCGGCCACGCACCGATGATCGTTCTTGTCTCGCCGAACCAACCGCTTACTGTTTGCTTGAAGAACGGTAAGCAGGAGACGTTTTGCACACCAGGTGGCATTTTAGAAATCACCAGAACAGCCGCATTTTTATTATTAAACGAATAATGATCCCTCGTCCGCCATGGTTCGATACTTTTTGCTCATAAAATTCGCAAAACACTCACCACGAGCGGAGTCGGCACTCACAATAGAAGGCCCCAAAAAAAACGTTAATAAATAAGAAAAAATTAATTCAAAAAATCTATCCACCCCGCTCGCCCTGAGTGATTTCGAACAGAGTGAGAAATTGTATCGAAGGGTTAAGTTTTATGAAAAATAAATTGGGCTATATTATCTCAGGATCGTTAACCGAAGGATTCGTGATGCGGATCACGAACGCAGCGCATCTTGAAGAGATTAAAGCTGGAAAATTTGTGTGCATTGCGGGCGATCATCACACTTTTTTTTCACTAATCACCGATCTTTCACTCGCCGTTACGCATCCAGATATCTTGCTTTTTCCACCAAGCGAAAAAGAAAAATTACTCGCCAAAATTCTTGCAAAAAAAGACATTTATGCGACCGCATCAGTTAAACCAATGCTTATGATGACCAAAGAACAGCGCGTGATTCCCGTAAAAACTATTCCACCACATTTTGCGCCGATTTTTGAAGCAGATAAAAAAGATATCGCGCTCATATTTGGCGATGAAAACGATACTAAAACTCCCTATTTTAACATTGGCTGCCCACTTGATATGGATACGCCGGTTTGCATCAATCTTGAACGGCTTACCGAACGCAGTAACGGTATTTTTGGAAAAACCGGAACGGGAAAAACATTCTTAACACGGCTCGTGCTTGCTGGATTAGTAAAACAAGACCAAGCGGTAAATTTAATTTTTGATATGCATAGCGAATACGGCCTGCAAGCGCGAAAAGAAGGATCGCATTCATTTGTTAAAGGTTTAAAAACGCTCTTTCCTTCAAAAGTTGCACTTTTTTCTCTCGATCCACAATCAACGCGCAGACGCGGTGCCACCCCTGATGTAGAAATCAATTTGCCGTATAGCGCCGTGCATGTTGAAGATATTTTAGCGCTGCAAGAAGAACTTAATTTGCATAGTACCGCAGTTGAAGCAGCGCATTTAATTGCCGCACGGCACAAACACGAATGGCTCGGAGTTCTTTTAGCGCAAGGCGATCGCTTAAAAGAATTTGCAGCAGAAATTGGCGGCC
It encodes the following:
- a CDS encoding non-canonical purine NTP pyrophosphatase, with product MSKMLLIATNNPGKFHELSSRISKFLPTTSLKEVGITDDVEEIGLTFEENAGIKARFFAERAHMMTLADDSGLCIDALHGAPGIYSKRFAGENATDEQRIAKALELMKDIPEGKRTASFVAALAVAHLDGTIHYYRGTLDGFISREQKGKLIPGLPYKTIFFLPEYGKTLAELDEENISYVCLRDKAIEKLLADLK
- a CDS encoding carbohydrate kinase family protein, with protein sequence MKVLTIGGATQDIYIVPKQLETLNLKGTSYLALEVDTKIELETILYSTGGGATNSAVSFSRLGFQTFINCLLGKDLAAHAVIQKLEQENVNTNYIHTTDESQTGRSFIIPSAGGKRTILSFRGANTHLHREHMPLSMLKQFDLIYITSLSDAAAPLLLPIALQARELGVKIATNPGGSQLHAGIGAQILFQSLHAIDILILNAQEAELFMGTISKEHLKAGAPISQKTNNLPSLLHATSCFNLLDYCATIIAQGPKIVVVTNGAEGVYVATQNEILFHPALKIDVINTVGAGDSFGSCFVASIVQGESIEQALINGMINSASVLTHHDAKEGLLTQQELQKKATTSAVDVKNCTW
- a CDS encoding WD40 repeat domain-containing protein, which produces MEDIIKQVAQRAIIIASALFMMGSCPPDQVLVKLKGDVEITIPKNKLLFLATKSQTLKELIEDILQQGQLQEIALPDIDEKSFVFLKSLPEAVLNDLQQFDEKLRLEQTKKLGGFESVLDMLNYLDIQLPPSFQNMYSKILKNREELAQQEQLVTPLQQGKRKIESTEETKRLKTEERELFAVIFPKEQTEAQTIIRIFNASTVLKTLIQDIYEVSPEKLAPGKKIVIGNISQEEWEILKKLAIAVRDLNNEENVTHLFNNISFNSEQLLKFLQLADYLDMRILSNVVEKKMANALIKKLLATEAADVATFLKWVSSLPSTAEASIVRNTISQTDFLNSYGWKTEELHLSNYIATNQIISDLIVNEDTNTPIIFLKSPDSPLQILWITKEVYRLTYELAGKGLRISQKGTVCMFLGEQALRFCDLSAKKDMTAIPLEQLGMAASIFDLGLVPGILSNDGTMAAIRTSDTRVQIINLANQKNIRIIPLDGTFSLICTMAFDDAKKTLAIADPTTLEIQLWDISSSPKQRVISVANGIERIWFDKDGNLITKTRNLFVTLDIKSGNQLRSFSATDRILRFNSINEQIIMQNKNNAIKIVGLKTGEVLTSIKVNQELTAAAVNSSDRLFLAAIKNRVNLSRNALRPIVNKLALTQLFTLLMIYQLHRINKQPEFKLPQDMMPYFQALPEELKKESTEKLKIKF
- the lon gene encoding endopeptidase La, with amino-acid sequence MKTLSSKNIKETIPDILPVIPTMDVVVFPHMIVPLLVLDERIIKGVQEAVEGSKLVMLLASKKQIDNHETAIGTQDLFCIGTVASIMRLVKIPEGGIKVLVQGLHKATASEIITDNSILSARVQVLNHEDMPESAEVVAQIKNIKELTERMDAAGQTFSPDFHTILSKMQDPQKIADFILSHLSLSVVDAQGLLEKPTLREFLEVIYLLLSRELEVAEVQERVKNRARESMNKSQKEFYLREQLKAIKKELGEDDVEDVEEMRTKIETLALSEEARVEVNRQLNRLERTAADSMEASVTRTYLDWMLSMPWGSETSDNLDIKHAREILDQDHHGLKEIKERILDFISIRKLKQDSHTPILCFFGPPGTGKTSLGQSIAKCLGRECFRVSLGGVKDEAEIRGHRRTYVGAMPGRIIQGFRKVKSLNPVIVIDELDKIGADFRGDPSAALLEVLDPQQNKTFYDNYLGVPFDLSKVIFIATANSLETISEPLRDRMEIIQLSGYTLDEKLHISNLHLIRKAIKDAGMEDHNLSFHNDVLKDLVLNYTRESGVRQLERLIRKLCSKAARCYVEENRTISFAPENIELYLGPRRFLEDDVNKENHVGVTNGLAWTSYGGEMIRIEAVAMPGKGRLILTGQLGNVMKESAQAAMSYARAHSKEFNINSKMFTHYDLHIHVPAGAIPKDGPSAGIAMLTSILSALTLRPINAQFAMTGELNLHGDVMPIGGVKEKILTAKRNRVPHVILPQKNKCDLVGQEDIVKDINVIWVTHANEVLSHVLMPETKEKH
- a CDS encoding WD40 repeat domain-containing protein codes for the protein MKKIAVVLLFLPVMISQGAYTARFGDVQFNLKDDQTVIVPQSTFIQLREYSPTINNAAGEVEASANAVKELPFLQVDKDSLKFIVEALKIIQSPGQLIIKLKNYLQTRGANSFSNLMRVVEFFDIKELLNAYDSLPQLKQACPITIKRKEPESEITEPKKLRIEGKQLTISIPTGGKSRERVLKIVKASRVLTDYVRDARKLENIDEIAPGADLLITSISIDHWNLLLELADNIEDFSNDNQVHNALKQYSADRLKDILLIADYLEMARLLDNAIDLLLARLESEEIVFDALAHLGAYDKFFNQITPEVREILKRRILKSELLGKFHWSGPLKIGTDRELSGIAMRPDGLIVAAGINDTHKEKKGIILIDTTTKKISFLASLEFSPDAMQFSPNGNYISTKARIGFSQGLYLMDIKNGNQITVKQASNSASAFSHNNKFLGYIANGRLFTLYDLATNNYDSVFDTWDLSHSSIYSMAFSPNDQTIALGLADGRIFFINLNTKEIIKRLLTEDMKPIESLAFLSEKQLLAKSYEGKMRLWDIEKEKIIEDMSFEYNEAPGWITNPIFSPNGAKIAADYWKEIRIWQVSNPQHYQTIILPQEVWSLVRGEMARHDLISFNGDGSRIAIATRQGVLVWKNIDYQLDKLSIDKVFTLALIKKYHALSGPQKEKVILSQDFEKKITSLPMDIKILVEQYYPKFMSDLKLNK